ATTGCTTTTTGTCAACTCAACTATACAAAGCTTCATTGCGTATGTGGTAATGCAGGGCAATCCGGTAGCGATACGTGGTCACACCGCTTTTGGGAGAGGAGGAAGCCAAGGTGAACAAACACGTGCCGCTAGATAAACTTAGCGTTGAAAATTGTGACCGCGAGCCGATCCATATTCCCGGCTGTATTCAACCCTTTGGTACCCTTATAGCTGGCCCAGCCTCGCTGACCAGCATCGACTATGCAGCGGCAAATCTGTCTGAGCTGTTGGGGGTTAGTTCGCAAGATGCGTTGGGCCGCAAGTTCTCCGAATTGCTTCCAGGCGAAGTTTTGCATGATGTGCGCAACATCTTGGCCTACTCGACTTCACGCAGCCAGCGCGAGCGGGTTGGCGCTTATGCAATAAATGATCGAGACCTTGAAGTTTTTGCGCACCTGACTGATGGTGACAAAGCAATCGTTGAAATCGAGGATCGCGGCATACCCGTCGACACCCATGAACGCGCTCCGGTTGAGAAGGCGCGCCTGTATCTGGCACAGGCCTCCTCCCAACCAACATTCGAGAAGTTCCTGCGTATTGCAGTCATGGGGCTGCGCGAGCTGACCGGTTTCGACCGCGTAAAGGCCTATCGGTATGCGCCCGATGGTAGTGGGGAGGTTGTGGCTGAGTCTCGCAGCCGGGAAGTCCCGAGCTACTTGGGGTTGAGATATCCGGCTTGGGACGTTCCGACTCAGGCGCGTGCGTTGCAGGTGCGCAACCCCGTACGCATGATCTCGGATACGCAACAGAAACCGATCGCAGTTGAGGCTCGGAATACACAAATGCCTGAGCTTGATATGTCACTAGCTCATTTGCGCGGCATTTCCCCGATCCATGTCGAGTATCTGCAGAACATGGGGGTTCGCGCAACGTTGACGATTGGATTGATCGTTGAAGGCAAACTATGGGGTATGTTTTCCTGCCATCATATGACGCCTCGTATCGTCTCATCAGATTCGCGGATCGCGGCCGAATTGTTTGGACAAATGGTATCGTTGCTGATTGCTGAAAGGCTGGCAAACGAGGAGGCTCATGCACGCAGCGAAGCTGCGAATGCGCGGCAACAGATTCTGGCTGAAACTGACGCTGCCGTTGACTTGCTCCACGCTTTTCCGGCCGTCAGCGATATCTTGCGCGGTCTGGTAGATTGCGATGGTATTGCCGTACTGCGTGACGACAAGCTTCAGACCGATGGGTCTGTACCCAGTCCGGAAGTTATTCGCGCCATCGGCAGGCGGTCTGAGGGTGATGAAAATCTGATCGAAGGTACAGATAGTCTTGTTGAATCAGAATGGCATCACACGATTGCGGGGCCAGTCGGTGATCTCAATGAGACGGCCGGTTGCATGATCGTCCGCTCAACTGCCGCCTATCCTTTGCAGCTGATGTTCTTCCGCGATCAAATACTAAAATCGGTAACCTGGGCTGGAAAGCCGGAGAAGGAAATTGGTCAGGGTGAGTTCGGACCTCGGATCACACCAAGAGCCTCCTTCGAAGCTTATGTCGAAGAACAGAAGGATAAAGCAGAAATCTGGAGCAAGTTTGATTTTGCATGTGCCCGCGAAATCCAGATCATGCTGACTCAGATTACCGCCAAGAGCGAGCGCGAACAGCTGTCACGCCACAAGGAACTTGTTAGCCACCAGCGCCAACAAGATTTGTTGATTGCCGAGCTAAATCATCGCGTAAAGAACATACTCGCTCTGATTAGATCGCTGTCACGCCAGGCCAAGGATTCCTCGGCATCGCTTGAGAGCTATGCCTTGGCACTGGAGCAAAGGATTGCGGCGCTGGCAGCAGCCCACGATCTTGCGGTTTCGGATTCAATGCGGGGTGTCTCCTTGCGCGGCATTCTCGAAACAGAACTTGGGCCGTATATTAGGGAGGATGAAGCACAGGCGATCCTGTCCGGACCGGTTGTGGGACTGCGCGCGGATGTGGCGCCCATGATCGCACTGGTCATCCACGAGATCGTCAGCAACGCAGCGAAATATGGTGCGCTTTCGACGCCAGAAGGCATCGTGCAGGCACGATGGGAGCAGTTTGATCAAGGCCTTTCATTCCATTGGCGAGAATTGGGCGGCCCCCCTGTGAAAGAGCCGACGCGGCATGGTTTCGGTCGTTCCCTGATCGAGAAAGCTATTCCTTACGAATTCGAAGGCTCCGCAAAGCTTAGCTACGATCCTGATGGATTGAAGTTCGCGTTTTCGATCCCCGCTGAAACTTTGGTTGATATTGAGTCCGAAAGCGAACCGAAGCTCACCTCCAAGGTGAGCGAGATTAGGCGCGCGGCCACCGGAAAGACTGTCCTGTTGCTGGAAGATAATGTCATTCTGGCGATGGATATGGTTGAGAGCCTGACGCGGTTGGGCGCTGAGAAAATCGAGACTGCGTCTTCAATCAAAGGTGGCTTGCATGAGCTGCGCCAAAAGAATCCTGACTTTGCGGTTCTTGACATGAATCTACGCGGAGAGGTCGCGTTTGATTTGGCGCTTGAAATGCTTCGTTGCAAAGTGCCATTCATCTTTGTCACGGGATATGGTTCCAAGATTGATATCCCGATTGAACTGCGACACGTTCCCATACTGACAAAGCCAGTCGATGACGCAACATTGTCCCGTGGGGTCGAGAATATTCTGCGCTGAAAATCTCCTGTTAGATTGCAGACAGAAGCGATTTTTCTGTCTAGTGCTCTGCCCGTGAAAATCACTGAAATTGCATATGCGAAGATCAATCTAGCTCTGCACGTCCGCGAACGGCGTGAGGATGGCTATCACGAGATCGAAACGCTGTTCGCCTTTGTTGATAACGGCGATAGGCTGACGGCTCGATCTGCCGAAACTGATCGCTTCGAAGTTGTCGGCGAATTTGCCGACGTGTTGGATAATCCATTCGGCAATCTTGTGTCGCGTGCGCTGTCGGCGCTGCCGCGACCGCAAGGGCTGCACGTGACTCTGGAAAAGAATTTACCTGTCGCCGCAGGGCTGGGGGGCGGTTCGGCTGACGCTGGCGCGCTGTTTCGCATGGTCGAGAATGTTCATGGTCTGCCTGAAGGCTGGGAGGATGCCGCCATCCGCCTTGGGGCCGATGTGCCAGCTTGCGTGCGAAGCGAAATGGCAATTGGGCGTGGCACCGGCACGGAGCTTGAGCCTGTCGAGAATGATATGGCGGGCATGGCGGTATTACTAGTGAATCCGCGCATTCCTCTCCCAACAGGGCCCGTTTTCAAGGCTTGGGACGGCAAGGATCTTGGCGCTCTGCCCAGTGGTTCAGCTAGAGAGGTTGCCCGCAATGGTCGCAATGCCCTACGCCTGCCGGCGGTCGAATTGTGCCCGCCAATCGCGGATGTGCTCGACAGCCTGAACCAGACCGACCCCTGGATATGCGAAATGTCTGGCTCAGGCGCGACATGCTTCGCGCTATATGAAAGCGCTGAACATCGTGATCGTGCTTCACGCGTACTCGCGGAATTGGAACCTCATTGGTGGCAAATGGTAGGTTTATTGAGATGATGATAGACGATTTGCCCTTTCGCCAGGTGGGCGAACCTAAAACTGGCGGGATTGTATGTGTGGTGGACCACGCGTCCAATTTCGTGCCGGAGGATATCGAACTCGGTATTCCAGCAGATCTGCTAGAACAGCATATTGCTCTCGATATTGGTGTCGAGGGTATCGCCGGCCGTATGGCACGGCGTCATGGCATTCCCGCGCACCTGGCAACTGTGAGCAGGCTGGTCTGCGATATGCATCGCGAAGAAGACCACAAGAATGTCGTGCCGATTGAAAGCGACGGACACTTGATCCCGGGAAATATTGGAGCCGACGTCGAAGCGCGGTTAAACCGCTTTCACAGGCCCTATCACAAGGCGCTTGGCGAATGGCTTGACGCTGCCCAACCTGAGTTGATAATCTCGCTCCATTCCTTCACGCCTTCGCTCGAAACGAGCGATGAGGAGCGTCCGTGGGAAGTTGCACTGCTCTACAACGAGGATGACCGCGCCGCTCGACACGCGATCCGCCTGTTTGGCGAGCAGGGCCTGAATGTAGGCGACAACCAGCCTTACTCGGGAAGAGAGCTGAACGCGACGATGAATCGCCATGCTGAGGCATACGGGCGCCCGTATCTTGCGCTGGAAGTGCGGCAGGACCTGATCGCGACCCGCGCAGAGCAATCGCGCTGGGCGGTAATGATCACTGATGTAGCAAACAGGGTTGCGCTGGCGCTGGAGTAAAGGCACTGCCCGTTTCGCAATCCAAGTGAATCGGGAAAGAAAATGTCTGATAAGCGCTTCGACAAATCGAAACTGCCTAGCCGCCATGTTTCGGTTGGCCCTGAACGGGCGCCGCACCGTTCCTACTACTATGCGATGGGGCTGACAGAAGAAGAGATTGCGCGTCCGTTTGTGGCTGTCGCCTCCGCAGGAAATGATTCCGCGCCTTGCAACACGACCCTCGATGCTCAAGCGGACATTTGCCGCACAGGGGTAGAGCAGGGCGGCGGCATGCCGCGCCGATTCAACACGATTACGGTGACTGATGGCATCGCTATGGGCCACCAGGGCATGAAAAGCTCGCTCGTCAGCCGCGAAGTGATTGCAGATTCGGTTGAATTGTCCGTGCGTGGGCACTGCTACGACGCGTTGGTCGGTTTTGCGGGATGCGACAAGAGCCTGCCTGGCATGATGATGGCGATGCTGCGGCTCAATGTCCCTTCGATCTTCGTCTATGGCGGTTCAATCTTGCCGGGTGTTTTTCATGGCAAGGATGTGACCGTGAAGGACGTGTTCGAAGCCGTAGGGCAGCACGCTGCGGGCAACTGCCCCTTGCAAGAGCTGATCGCGCTAGAAAAAGTCGCATGTCCAGGTCACGGAGCTTGCGGAGGCCAGTTCACCGCGAACACTATGGCCTGTGTGGGTGAGGCGATCGGATTGTCCCTTCCAAACAGTAACATGGCGCCAGCACCTTATAAATCGCGCGAGGAAGTGGCGATTGCCGCAGGCGAGCAAGTGATGGAGCTGCTCGCGCGCAATTTGCGCCCGCGCGACATCTGCACCCGTGCTGCTTTCGAGAATGCTGCGCGCGTTGTCGCAGCAACTGGCGGTTCGACCAATGCCGCGTTGCATTTGCCAGCGATGGCGAGCGAGGCAGGGATCGAGTTTGACCTGTTCGACGTTGCGCAGATCTTCAAATCGACCCCTTATATCGCAGACCTGCAACCCGGCGGGCAGTATGTTGCAAAGGACATGCATGAAGCGGGCGGTGTTTACATGGTGATGAAGACACTCATGGATGGCGGCTTCATCGATCCCGAACCGATGACGGTTTCCGGCAAGACGATTGGCGAGAATATTGAAGAGATCGCCTGGAATCCCGATCAGAAGGTGATTTACCCAGTTTCCAATCCGATTACTCCGACCGGAGGAGTGGTCGGCCTGAAAGGATCGCTCGCCCCTGAAGGCGCAATTGTGAAGGTAGCGGGCATGAGCAAGCTGCAATTTTCCGGCCCTGCTCAGTGCTTTGACTGCGAGGAGGATGCCTTTGCGGCCGTCGAAAACCGTGAAATTCGCGAAGGAAGCGTGATCGTGATCCGCTACGAAGGACCAAAGGGAGGCCCCGGGATGCGCGAAATGCTTGCGACCACGGCTGCTCTATATGGGCAGGGGATGGGCGAAAGCGTTGCACTGATCACAGATGGGCGTTTCTCTGGCGCGACGCGGGGCTTCTGTATCGGTCACGTGGGTCCAGAAGCAGCGGAATGCGGCCCTATCGCGCTGGTTGAGGATGGCGATGTCATCAGTATCGACGCAGTCGCGGGAACAATCGATCTGGAGGTTGATGCAGCTGTTCTCGAAGACCGGCGCAAGGAATGGCAACCGCGCACCAATGACTACCAGTCAGGAGCGCTGTGGCGATATGCGCAGAATGTCGGCCCGGCGGTAAGAGGCGCGCTGACACACCCGGGAGCTAAATCCGAACGCCACGTTTTCGCAGATATCTGATAAGGATGCGCGGATGAGCGCAAATCAGGTCCTTACAGTCGCGCAAATGCAAGCCGCCGAACAGACGCTGATTGATGCTGGCACCAGCGTCGACGAGCTGATGCAAATTGCGGGCAAGGGCGTGGCTGAATGGGTCTGGCGCGTTGCCGGTGAACGCTCTGTTACTGTATTGTGCGGTCCGGGCAATAATGGCGGCGACGGCTATGTTATCGCCGAAACTCTTCGCCAGCGCGGGCTAGAGGTGTGCGTAGTTGCACCAATTGCTCCGAAGACCGATGCAGCGAAGAATGCGCGGCGTGAATACAAGGGTGTGTGCCTGAGTTCCGGCAAGGATGCCAAGGGATCGGTGCTGGTAGATTGCTTGTTTGGCTCCGGCCTTGCCAGGGCTTTGAGCGCCGAACACTTGCTGCTGCTCCGCGATCTGGCAGAGCGGCATCCGATCCGGATTGCAGTGGACCTGCCCTCTGGCGTCGAGAGCGACAGCGGGGCTTTGCTCAATGAGCGTTTGCCGGATTATCGCCTGACCGTTGCGCTGGGGGCCTGGAAATTCGCTCACCACCGTTTGCCTGCGCGGGAGAAGATGGGTGATCTGCGGCTTGTCCCTATTGGCGTGGATGCGGTGAAAGGCGCCGCGCACCTCATCGGTAAGCCAAATATCGCTGCGCCTGCGAGCGACGCACACAAATATACGCGCGGACTTTGCGCAGTGGTGGGCGGAGCAATGCCAGGAGCGAGCCTGTTGGCAAGCCACTCCGCCATGCGAGCTGGAGCAGGTTACGTGAAGTTGTTTGCGCATCATGCGCCGAACTCAGCCCCGGCAGGCTTGGTCGTTGACGAGTCCTCGCTTGAGGAAGCTCTCGCAGACGAACGAATCGCGGCTTTGTTGGTTGGTCCGGGCTTGAGGCGCGATCGGGAGGCAGATGAGCGCTTGCGAGCCGTTCTGGCGACCAAGAAGCCGGCCGTGCTCGATGCAGATGCCCTGGTTCTGCTGAAGCGTGACATGCTGCAAGAGGGAGCGGCCTATCTCGCAACACCGCATGACGGTGAGCTCGAGGCGCTGTGCAGGACCTTTGCGGTGGTCGCGCCTGACAGGCAGTCGCGTGCGCTCGCAATAGCCAAGGCCAGCGGCATGGTGGTCTTGGCCAAGGGCCCCAATACGCTGGTGGCAACGCCAACCGGTCGATTTGCCGTAGCGCCACCTGCGCCCAGCTGGTTGTCAGTTGCTGGTACGGGTGACGTTCTTGCTGGCATTGCGGTAAGCCGGATGGCAACAGGCCGCGATCCGTTCGATGCCGCCTGCGAAGCGGTGTGGCTGCACGGTGAAGCCGCGCGTCAGTGCGGCGCCGCTTTTTCAGCGGATGAGCTTGCACTGGCGGTTTCCGGCGCTATCGCCGCCGCTCAATGAGCCAAGCTTCTCAAATCATCCGCATCGCTGCGCGCGGCGATGGCGTCACTGCCGATGGTCAGCACGTCGCAAGAGGCGTGCCGGGCGATGTCTTGCTTGCTGACGGTTCGCTCGAGCATGGCCCACACCACATAGCGCCGCCTTGCCCGCATTTTGGCAAATGCGGTGGATGCCAGCTGCAGCACGCTGATGAAGAGGCTCTGCGGCAATTCGTCACGGAGCGCGTCACGTTTCAGGCTGAAAAGCATGGCATTGCGATAGGGGAGCTGCTGCCGACGCATCTATCGCCACCCAAGTCGCGTCGGCGCACAACTTTGCATGCTCTGAGTACAGCCAAGGGAGCGGTCCTTGGTTTTCGCGAAGGCAATTCGCACCTGATCGTCGATTTGAAGGAATGCCATATCCTGCGTCCTGAGCTGATGGAGCTGCTCCAACCGCTCAAGCAGTTTGTCGCTCGATACGGAAGCAAACGCCCGGTTGATGTCGAATTGACGCTGGCCGATCAGGGTGTCGATTGCAGCATCAAGCATTTGGAGTTGGAAGGTCTGGAGGCGACAGAGGCCGCCTTGGAATTCGCGCAATCAAACGGTCTGGCGCGCCTTACACTCGATCAGGGTTATGGCCCTGAGACACAATGGGAGCCGCAGCCGGTCACCATCACGCTTTCGGGCAGACCTGTGGGGATGCCTCCGGGTAGCTTTCTGCAGGCAACGCAAGACGGCGAGGATGCCTTGGTTGCAGATGCGAAGGCTTGGATTGGCGATGCCGCGAGCCTAGCAGACCTGTTTTCGGGGTTAGGCACCTTTGCATTTGCATTGGCAAACCCTGCAAAGGTTCTTGCCGCCGAAGCATCGCGCGACGCGCATCTGGCGTGCAAAGCGGCGGGGGCGGGGCTGCCCATGGCGGCAATGCATCGCGACCTATTCCGCAATCCATTGCAGCCAGAAGAACTGAACCGATTTGAGGCCGTGCTGCTCGATCCGCCGCGCGCGGGCGCGAAGGAGCAAATTGGACAGATTGGGGCCAGCAGCTTCAACCGCGTGGTCTATATCAGTTGTAATCCTGTTAGTTGGGCGCGAGATTGCACCAAACTTGTCGAGGCCGGATTTAGGTTGGAAAAGCTGCGACCGGTGGGCCAATTCCGCTGGTCAACCCATGTGGAACTGGCGAGCTACTGGACGCGTGGGTGATCGAGATCGATTAACCTTCGATCAGCTTCATTTCGACAAATGCCAACAACCCGCCATAGGTTTCGAGCATCTCTGCATCGACGTCATCATCCTCGATCAGCATGTCGAAGCGGTCTTCGATCTCGGTAAAGAGGCCCGCGACAGCCATGGAATCGAGTTCGGGTAGATGGCCAAACAGTCCCGTTTCGCTGTCGAATTGGTCAACATCTTCAGCCTCAAGGCCAAGCACATCAACCAGAATGGCCTTAAGCTCGTTATCAATCGCCGAGCGGCTCGGCGGCAGGCCGGGCTTCTTTGCTTGCTCGTCAGTTGTTTCGACCGTCACTGGCGACTATCCCCCATTAGGAAAAGGCCGCTCGCCTTAGCGGTGCGTTGCGTCCTGTGCAAGCTGGCGAATAAGCAAGATAATCCGATTGACCAAGCGGACTTCTGCAGGTTTGGTATCTGGCAATGAATACAGCGCTCGACCCAGTACCGCGTCCATTAGACCATCTCGCCGAGCACGGCGCAGATGAGGATCCGGCGCTGATCCTGAAGTCAGAGAAGCTAAGCTTTGCTGATTTGCGTGAACGTGTGGCGCGATTGGCTGCGTGGCTGGCGCAAGAATTGCCAGAGAAGGGCGCCCGGGTTGCGACATGGGCTGCAAAGGGAGAGCTGACCTGCCTCATGCCATTGGCTGCTGCGCGCGCGGGGTTGGTGCACGTCCCCATCAATCCGCTGCTAAAACATGCGCAGGCCGCGCATATCCTCAGCGACAGCGGCGCGGCGATGCTGATCGGAACGCAAGCACGATTGAAGTCGTTGGAAGAAGGCGATGTCCCGCCGGCTTGTCGCCTGATTAACGAACAAGACGCGCTCGATGCAGCTACCACTCTGGGCGGGCAGTTGCCGCCTTCAGATTCCGATCCCGATGATCTGACGGCGATCCTGTATACCAGCGGCTCAACAGGCAGACCCAAGGGCGTGATGCTGAGCCACGCAAACCTGTGGCTCGGTGCGGTTAGCGTGGCCGACTATCTTGGCATGGGCCCGGACGACGTGACACTCGCTGTGCTGCCGCTGTCGTTCGACTATGGTCAGAACCAGTTACTCAGCACTTGGTGCGCGGGCGGAGCGGTCGCGCCGCTCGACTACCTATTCCCGAAAGACGTAATGAAAGCCTGTGCCAAGCATCAGGTGACGACGCTGGCTGCGGTTCCACCTTTGTGGGTGCAGCTAGCTGAGCTTGAATGGGGGGAAGACGCGGTCACCCCCATGCGTCGGCTGACGAATAGCGGTGGTGCATTGACAACAGATCTTGTCCGTGAGCTGCGCGAGACCTTTCCCGATGCCCGGTTATTCCCGATGTACGGTCTGACAGAGGCATTCCGCTCCACTTTTCTTTATCCTGACCTCGTCGATACGCATCCAACCTCGATGGGCAAAGCAATTCCCTTTGCGGAGATTTTGGTGATCAACGATGCGGGCGAGTTGGCAAAGCCTGGCGAGGAAGGCGAGCTTGTCCATTGCGGGCCACTGGTGGCGCAAGGATATTGGCAGGACGCCGCGCGCACGGCCGAGCGTTTCAAGCCAGCGCCCGACATGTCGAGCTATGGCGGCACCGCGGTATGGTCAGGAGATCGCGTTAAGCGCGATGCGGAAGGCTTGCTCTACTTTGTCGGCCGCCGGGATGCGATGATCAAGAGCCAAGGAAACCGCATCAGCCCGCAGGAAGTCGAAGAGGCGGCGCTTGCGACAGGACTGGTTGCAGAAGCGGTCGCTTTGGGAATTGCTGATGAACGGCTAGGGCAGGCAGTGCATTTGGTCGCTCGCGCTGAGCCGCGGGCGGTCGATGCCGAAGAACAATTGCCGAAGTTGCTCGCCAAGGAGTTACCCAATTTCATGCAGCCGCAAGTCATCCATTGGCGCGACGCGATGCCTCTCAATCCCAATGGCAAGATTGATCGTACCGCGCTGAAGCAGGAGCTTTCCTCATGAAGCCGATGGGGCCGCTTCCTGCTGGCTATGAAACACGTGACGGAGAGCTCGTGATCGGGGGCAAAACTGCGAGTGAACTGGCCGATAAAGCCGGACGCACCCCCTGTTTTGTTTACTCCAAGGCGCAACTCGATCAGCGGGTCTCTGATCTGCGCGCCGCCATGCCTGCGCGGTTGGGCATCAATTACGCGGTCAAGGCCAACCCATTCGCACCCGTCATTGAACACATGGATGGGCTGGTCGACGGCTTTGACATCGCGTCTGCTGGCGAACTTGAGATGGTCAAGGCTGCCGGTATCGATCCTGCGCGGGTCAGTTTCGCAGGACCGGGCAAGCGCGACGAGGAACTGGAAGCCGCCGTTTCTGCTGGCGTGACCCTCAATTGCGAAAGCGAAGGTGAAGTTCGGCGTGCATTGGTCATAGGCGAACGGATCGGTGTTCCGCCGCGCATCGCCATTCGCGTGAATCCCGATTTCGAGCTCAAGGGCTCAGGAATGAAGATGGGGGGAGGGGCGAAGCCCTTTGGTGTCGATGCCGAACGAGTGCCCGCATTGGCGCGCGAAGTTATCGCAGCTGGCGCAGAATGGCGCGGACTACACATCTTTACCGGCAGCCAGGCCCTGAATGCAGAGGCGATCATCGAAGCGCAGGCCAATGTTCTGGAATGTGCGGACCGCCTTGCTGGTGAAATTGGGGCTCCATTGCCGAAACTCAACATGGGCGGCGGCTTTGGTATCCCGTACTTCTCTGGCGACGAGCAGCTCGACATTGGCGCGATTGGCGCGGCCTTGGACGAACGCTTTGCAAGTCTACCGGATAACCTAATTGATACTGACCTGTGCATCGAGCTTGGCCGCTATCTCGTCGGGGAAGCGGGCGTCTATCTAGCGCGCATCGTTGATCGCAAGGATAGCCATGGCGTCACTTACCTTATCACGGACGGCGGTTTGCACCACCAGCTTGCAGCCTCAGGCAACTTCGGTACCGTCGTACGTCGCAACTATCCCGTGGCAATCGCCACGCGCTTTGGCGTTGAGCCTGAAGAGGAGGCCAATGTTGTAGGTTGCCTGTGCACGCCGTTAGACCGTCTCGCGGATGCTGCACATTTGCCTCGGGCAGATGTGGGTGATTTGGTCGCAGTATTTTGCGCCGGCGCCTATGGCGCGAGCGCGTCACCAGTCAATTTTCTGGGGCATGGTCCGGCAGCGGAAATGCTGATCTGAGTCTAATAGAACATTTACCAAATTCGCCTATCCCTGTGATTGAACAGGGAGTTTTGACATGTCCGAAGAGCAAAAGGCTGAACAGGTCGAGACAGCGCTCGCAGACATCAAGCGGCAACTCAGCGCGCGCGATGATCGCATTGCCGAGCTAGAGAAACGTTTGGAGAATCAGGAATATTCTGTTCGCAGCGTGCTCGATATGTTGATCGACTGGCTAGAAACAGACACTCAAGCCAGCCCCACTTCCTCTCGCGATGCGGCTTGAATGAGCTTCTGCAAAGATGCTGCCTACGCCTGAAAAATACTTTGAGGGTGTGGCCAATTTGACTCAGGTGCGTTTGCCACACTCCGCGAGACGGCAGATTTCCGCGGTTTTCGATGGGCCGCGATTGTGCTCACGTGTCTTTCCACTGCCCCGATTTGGGACCTGCCAATCAATCAGATGGTAAATTTAC
The Altererythrobacter ishigakiensis genome window above contains:
- a CDS encoding bifunctional ADP-dependent NAD(P)H-hydrate dehydratase/NAD(P)H-hydrate epimerase; this encodes MSANQVLTVAQMQAAEQTLIDAGTSVDELMQIAGKGVAEWVWRVAGERSVTVLCGPGNNGGDGYVIAETLRQRGLEVCVVAPIAPKTDAAKNARREYKGVCLSSGKDAKGSVLVDCLFGSGLARALSAEHLLLLRDLAERHPIRIAVDLPSGVESDSGALLNERLPDYRLTVALGAWKFAHHRLPAREKMGDLRLVPIGVDAVKGAAHLIGKPNIAAPASDAHKYTRGLCAVVGGAMPGASLLASHSAMRAGAGYVKLFAHHAPNSAPAGLVVDESSLEEALADERIAALLVGPGLRRDREADERLRAVLATKKPAVLDADALVLLKRDMLQEGAAYLATPHDGELEALCRTFAVVAPDRQSRALAIAKASGMVVLAKGPNTLVATPTGRFAVAPPAPSWLSVAGTGDVLAGIAVSRMATGRDPFDAACEAVWLHGEAARQCGAAFSADELALAVSGAIAAAQ
- a CDS encoding HWE histidine kinase domain-containing protein; the encoded protein is MVTPLLGEEEAKVNKHVPLDKLSVENCDREPIHIPGCIQPFGTLIAGPASLTSIDYAAANLSELLGVSSQDALGRKFSELLPGEVLHDVRNILAYSTSRSQRERVGAYAINDRDLEVFAHLTDGDKAIVEIEDRGIPVDTHERAPVEKARLYLAQASSQPTFEKFLRIAVMGLRELTGFDRVKAYRYAPDGSGEVVAESRSREVPSYLGLRYPAWDVPTQARALQVRNPVRMISDTQQKPIAVEARNTQMPELDMSLAHLRGISPIHVEYLQNMGVRATLTIGLIVEGKLWGMFSCHHMTPRIVSSDSRIAAELFGQMVSLLIAERLANEEAHARSEAANARQQILAETDAAVDLLHAFPAVSDILRGLVDCDGIAVLRDDKLQTDGSVPSPEVIRAIGRRSEGDENLIEGTDSLVESEWHHTIAGPVGDLNETAGCMIVRSTAAYPLQLMFFRDQILKSVTWAGKPEKEIGQGEFGPRITPRASFEAYVEEQKDKAEIWSKFDFACAREIQIMLTQITAKSEREQLSRHKELVSHQRQQDLLIAELNHRVKNILALIRSLSRQAKDSSASLESYALALEQRIAALAAAHDLAVSDSMRGVSLRGILETELGPYIREDEAQAILSGPVVGLRADVAPMIALVIHEIVSNAAKYGALSTPEGIVQARWEQFDQGLSFHWRELGGPPVKEPTRHGFGRSLIEKAIPYEFEGSAKLSYDPDGLKFAFSIPAETLVDIESESEPKLTSKVSEIRRAATGKTVLLLEDNVILAMDMVESLTRLGAEKIETASSIKGGLHELRQKNPDFAVLDMNLRGEVAFDLALEMLRCKVPFIFVTGYGSKIDIPIELRHVPILTKPVDDATLSRGVENILR
- a CDS encoding acyl carrier protein — its product is MPPSRSAIDNELKAILVDVLGLEAEDVDQFDSETGLFGHLPELDSMAVAGLFTEIEDRFDMLIEDDDVDAEMLETYGGLLAFVEMKLIEG
- a CDS encoding N-formylglutamate amidohydrolase; the encoded protein is MIDDLPFRQVGEPKTGGIVCVVDHASNFVPEDIELGIPADLLEQHIALDIGVEGIAGRMARRHGIPAHLATVSRLVCDMHREEDHKNVVPIESDGHLIPGNIGADVEARLNRFHRPYHKALGEWLDAAQPELIISLHSFTPSLETSDEERPWEVALLYNEDDRAARHAIRLFGEQGLNVGDNQPYSGRELNATMNRHAEAYGRPYLALEVRQDLIATRAEQSRWAVMITDVANRVALALE
- a CDS encoding class I SAM-dependent RNA methyltransferase, coding for MSQASQIIRIAARGDGVTADGQHVARGVPGDVLLADGSLEHGPHHIAPPCPHFGKCGGCQLQHADEEALRQFVTERVTFQAEKHGIAIGELLPTHLSPPKSRRRTTLHALSTAKGAVLGFREGNSHLIVDLKECHILRPELMELLQPLKQFVARYGSKRPVDVELTLADQGVDCSIKHLELEGLEATEAALEFAQSNGLARLTLDQGYGPETQWEPQPVTITLSGRPVGMPPGSFLQATQDGEDALVADAKAWIGDAASLADLFSGLGTFAFALANPAKVLAAEASRDAHLACKAAGAGLPMAAMHRDLFRNPLQPEELNRFEAVLLDPPRAGAKEQIGQIGASSFNRVVYISCNPVSWARDCTKLVEAGFRLEKLRPVGQFRWSTHVELASYWTRG
- a CDS encoding 4-(cytidine 5'-diphospho)-2-C-methyl-D-erythritol kinase — translated: MKITEIAYAKINLALHVRERREDGYHEIETLFAFVDNGDRLTARSAETDRFEVVGEFADVLDNPFGNLVSRALSALPRPQGLHVTLEKNLPVAAGLGGGSADAGALFRMVENVHGLPEGWEDAAIRLGADVPACVRSEMAIGRGTGTELEPVENDMAGMAVLLVNPRIPLPTGPVFKAWDGKDLGALPSGSAREVARNGRNALRLPAVELCPPIADVLDSLNQTDPWICEMSGSGATCFALYESAEHRDRASRVLAELEPHWWQMVGLLR
- the ilvD gene encoding dihydroxy-acid dehydratase is translated as MSDKRFDKSKLPSRHVSVGPERAPHRSYYYAMGLTEEEIARPFVAVASAGNDSAPCNTTLDAQADICRTGVEQGGGMPRRFNTITVTDGIAMGHQGMKSSLVSREVIADSVELSVRGHCYDALVGFAGCDKSLPGMMMAMLRLNVPSIFVYGGSILPGVFHGKDVTVKDVFEAVGQHAAGNCPLQELIALEKVACPGHGACGGQFTANTMACVGEAIGLSLPNSNMAPAPYKSREEVAIAAGEQVMELLARNLRPRDICTRAAFENAARVVAATGGSTNAALHLPAMASEAGIEFDLFDVAQIFKSTPYIADLQPGGQYVAKDMHEAGGVYMVMKTLMDGGFIDPEPMTVSGKTIGENIEEIAWNPDQKVIYPVSNPITPTGGVVGLKGSLAPEGAIVKVAGMSKLQFSGPAQCFDCEEDAFAAVENREIREGSVIVIRYEGPKGGPGMREMLATTAALYGQGMGESVALITDGRFSGATRGFCIGHVGPEAAECGPIALVEDGDVISIDAVAGTIDLEVDAAVLEDRRKEWQPRTNDYQSGALWRYAQNVGPAVRGALTHPGAKSERHVFADI